The sequence below is a genomic window from Cedecea neteri.
TTAGCCTGGCGGCAAGAGATGCCATGCGAGACATCGCCTGGCGAACCGCGTCAACAGGGTGATTCCCAGGCTGTTAGACTGATTTAGTAAAGAATTTCACTTTAGGCGCAGGATATATTCTTACTGACCCATTGGGTAGCAGCAGGAAACCCGGTATACTCCGCCCCGCCTCCATGTAGCAATGAAGGCGCGGAAGGTCGTCGTCTCCGGTGAGGCGGCTGGACTTCAACTCCAGTTGGTGCCGCCAGCGGCGCCGGGCAGGTTCGACTCCTGTGGCTTTCCGCCAAAATTAAAATATCAAAAACATCTAAATAAAATAATTGGTTGAGAATATTAAAATATTTCCACCAAAGCACATTAATGTTTTAGAGTGCAATTTATTTCATGCAGTCGTCCAGAAATCCGCAGTACGTCTTATTCATTTCCAGTGCGATAAAAATCTTATACATTCATAGATGATGCCGGCCACTTTCAGGTACGGAAATATTGCAACGCTCTGTTAATCCCGATGTTTAACCTTCTGAACGACAGCCTGCGAGCGCCCCGCTTTGTACGCACAGATTCAGGTCTGGCAATAATCGATAGCCCTGCCGGAAATAATATTCACTAGACTCTCACCCTGCCCTCTCCTTGAAGGAGAGAGAGGGGAAATACAGCTCAAATCATGCGGGCATTTACCGTCGAAGAAGCCCGAATAAACTTTTAAGATGTATTAGATTAGGTGGCCCCCGGCCAGATGAGCATTTTTGGATGCCGGAACAGCTTAAAGCGTCCGGCTGGCCTTATAGAGCTGGAACACCGTCCGCGTGCTAAAGCCAAGGCGCTCATACAGGCTAATTGTCGGCTGGCTGTCGTCACGCACATGCAGGAACGGCGTTTCTCCCCGGGCGTGAATTTCTTTTCGCAGCTGACTCATCAGGCGGCGGGCAATGCCCCGGCCTCGCCAGGCATCGTCCACGCAAACCGCGCTGATTTCGGTGTAGCCTTCAAGGCGAAAACGTTCGCCAGCCATCGCGATCAGCTGTCCTTCGTGGCGCAACCCAATATAGTTGCCCATTTCCAGCGTGCGGAGCCCAAAAGGCCCCGGCTTTGTTCGCTGCGCCAGGTCCAGCATTTCTGGCGCATCCTGGGAGCCAAGCCGGATAAACGTCTCTGGCAGGTCATCCGCCGGGGGCCGAGTGTCGATCATCTGCCGGACTTTAAACATCGGCTCCAGGCTAAGCCCCGGCACAGCAGGCAACGCCTCTGTAGCCACAACCACGGCGGCACTACCCGGCAACAATAATGCTTTCAGGGCACTTAACGCTTCCGGTTCAGGCGAGCAGATCCCCGCGAACGGGCTGATCTCATGTGGATACAACCGGGCTAAACCTTGCCCTTCCGCCAGATGCGCATGCGCGCCTGTTAACGCAGCCCAGACAGGATTATTCAGGCCGCTGAAATCGACGATTGCCATAAAAGCCCTTACATAACAGAACGCAGAATCACAACCGAAAACGTCACGGTCGCGCCAAACCCGGACAAAAAGGCCAGCGTGCGAACAACGGGCACACCTGCCGTATACACCACGTAATGCACCACTCTTGCCCCAAAGTAAATCTTTGACGCCAGCGCCGTGGCAGGCGTGCTGATCCCGATAGCCGCAGCAATAAGCACCAAAGGCGCAAACACGACAAGGTTCTCCACCGCATTGGCATGGGCAGCTTTAGCACGCTGCGCCCAGGTCGGCACACCAAAAAAAGCAGGGCCGGGATTGCCCATCGCCGACAGCGGCCCGAGCGTTTTGCCTCTGGCCGCAACATAGGGGAGCCACATCAGCGCGGTGGCAAAGCAAGTCAGCACCAGCAGGTGCAGTTCGGGCGAGTATTTCATCTGTTTTTCTCCGCAAAAGATATCCTGATGCGCAAGAGTGTAAGATTCAGGCTATGCTACAGCCATATTCATAAATGACATTATTGGCATCATTTACGACATGAGAATAACAATCCTGGCGCTGGATGGCGTTTTCGATACCGGCTTAACGGCCATGCTGGATACTTTTGCCACCGCCAATGAACTGGCCCTGGCACAGGGCAGCCCATCGCCGCCCTTTGATGTTCATCTGGCTGGGATAAAAAAACGCGTTCACTCCGCCCACGGGCTGCGGCTTCCTGTCACCCAAGTTAAATCACTCCCGCGCCCCGACTGGGTCGTTTTGCCCGCCCTGA
It includes:
- a CDS encoding GNAT family N-acetyltransferase: MAIVDFSGLNNPVWAALTGAHAHLAEGQGLARLYPHEISPFAGICSPEPEALSALKALLLPGSAAVVVATEALPAVPGLSLEPMFKVRQMIDTRPPADDLPETFIRLGSQDAPEMLDLAQRTKPGPFGLRTLEMGNYIGLRHEGQLIAMAGERFRLEGYTEISAVCVDDAWRGRGIARRLMSQLRKEIHARGETPFLHVRDDSQPTISLYERLGFSTRTVFQLYKASRTL
- a CDS encoding MAPEG family protein, with product MKYSPELHLLVLTCFATALMWLPYVAARGKTLGPLSAMGNPGPAFFGVPTWAQRAKAAHANAVENLVVFAPLVLIAAAIGISTPATALASKIYFGARVVHYVVYTAGVPVVRTLAFLSGFGATVTFSVVILRSVM